A stretch of Ligilactobacillus faecis DNA encodes these proteins:
- a CDS encoding Rgg/GadR/MutR family transcriptional regulator, whose amino-acid sequence MYGETVKQIREAKNLSLKAVYTGICSKTNAIAFEKGERMLAADKFSEVLANLMVTTEEFHWIENGYRPAEKDYYLYLMRRSWNAQELEKFEQQLKSIERSETVTQVWLASYRLLNAYGQKRPLDEHDLGVVVSYFTRLSSWTLEDIHLFASNCYTLPYDLMLGLLNEALKVQKRYAYYKDSDKIFATVLVNCLEEVFNQGDLLTASELLEHLKEFTGDITMLGFKLFEKYYQARLIYQGEDQARGKKELQKIYHVAEVLEDQLVMNEIKKVIS is encoded by the coding sequence ATGTATGGTGAGACCGTAAAACAGATCCGCGAAGCTAAGAATTTATCACTTAAGGCGGTCTATACTGGGATCTGTTCAAAAACAAATGCGATCGCCTTTGAAAAAGGTGAGCGGATGTTAGCTGCTGATAAATTTAGCGAGGTCTTAGCTAATTTGATGGTGACGACAGAAGAATTTCACTGGATCGAAAATGGCTATCGTCCAGCTGAAAAAGATTATTATCTCTATTTGATGCGGCGTTCGTGGAACGCGCAGGAGTTAGAAAAGTTTGAGCAACAACTAAAGAGCATTGAACGTTCTGAGACAGTGACGCAAGTCTGGCTCGCAAGCTATCGTCTCTTGAACGCTTATGGACAAAAGAGACCTTTAGATGAGCACGATTTGGGAGTCGTGGTCAGTTATTTTACGCGCCTATCGTCGTGGACACTAGAAGATATCCATCTTTTTGCTAGTAATTGTTATACTCTGCCGTATGATCTGATGCTAGGGTTGCTAAATGAAGCCCTCAAAGTACAAAAACGTTATGCTTACTATAAAGATAGCGATAAGATCTTTGCGACAGTTTTAGTCAATTGTTTGGAAGAAGTATTCAACCAAGGTGATCTTTTGACGGCTAGTGAATTATTGGAACATTTAAAAGAGTTTACAGGTGATATTACGATGCTTGGTTTCAAATTATTTGAAAAGTATTATCAAGCTCGTTTGATCTATCAAGGTGAAGATCAAGCGCGCGGAAAAAAGGAGTTACAAAAGATCTACCATGTTGCCGAGGTCCTAGAAGATCAACTCGTGATGAACGAGATCAAAAAAGTTATCAGCTAA
- a CDS encoding MurR/RpiR family transcriptional regulator, with product MTLTDKIQAQYFTLTTSEKKVADYFLLVGPNIIFETMNEVKQKTHVGDATIIRLCQKLGFSGFSDLKIEVAKDDYQTTRPLESTRPYAKLEATLTKTITDTLALVDQRKLKQSVALLSNARHIYLFGVGGSALTSKELENMLLRVGIKAQAVTDPHYQAQTAAILNENDLVIALSLTGRTNDTLTALKLAKQNHAKSIAITTYLHSPIAQTADVVLQTAVDDFLNGGSVIGKVSQLLVGEVLVAEYEEQNHTTTVKMREKVVRAILDKREE from the coding sequence ATGACACTCACAGATAAGATCCAAGCACAATATTTCACACTGACAACTTCTGAAAAAAAAGTTGCCGACTATTTTTTACTTGTCGGGCCAAATATCATTTTTGAAACGATGAACGAAGTCAAACAAAAAACACATGTCGGTGATGCAACGATCATCCGCCTCTGCCAAAAGCTGGGTTTTAGCGGTTTTTCCGATTTAAAGATCGAAGTCGCTAAAGATGACTATCAAACGACACGACCACTTGAGTCTACTAGACCTTACGCTAAACTAGAAGCGACTTTGACAAAAACGATCACTGACACTTTAGCGTTAGTCGATCAAAGAAAACTCAAACAAAGCGTGGCCTTGCTCTCTAACGCACGGCATATCTATTTGTTTGGCGTTGGCGGTAGTGCTCTGACAAGTAAAGAACTTGAAAATATGCTCTTACGGGTCGGGATCAAAGCTCAAGCTGTGACTGATCCGCACTACCAAGCACAGACTGCTGCGATCTTAAACGAAAATGATCTAGTTATCGCACTTTCTTTGACAGGACGAACAAACGATACATTGACAGCCTTAAAACTTGCCAAACAAAATCACGCCAAGAGTATCGCGATCACGACTTATTTACACTCGCCGATCGCACAAACTGCTGACGTTGTTTTACAAACTGCTGTTGATGATTTCTTGAATGGTGGTTCAGTGATCGGCAAAGTCTCACAACTCTTAGTCGGAGAGGTCTTAGTCGCTGAATATGAAGAACAAAATCATACAACGACTGTTAAAATGCGCGAAAAAGTCGTCCGCGCGATCTTAGATAAACGTGAAGAATAA
- a CDS encoding NADP-dependent oxidoreductase, protein MKAAQVTKYTKNDLALTLSEIPRPKVSTNEVLLKVRTAGVNPLDNMITKGEVKLITPYKLPLVAGNEVVGTVVFCGAEVTEFAVGDRVFGRLPLERIGAFAEYVAVRSDALAKVPAYLSDEQAAAIPLTALTVMEAFALMDVKANKTLFISGGTGSLGAMAIPLAKAYGLKVITSGSLANKDRVLKLGIDRFLDYKTEDYAKELTQVDYVLDTLGGKETEKQLKILKKGGHLVSLKGLPNGAFAQRMGFSKPKKLLFTLAGRKLDRLAKNLGVNYDFVFVRSNGQNLSKAAVIFEKQQLKPAVDEVYALEEIDLALKKVAHGHSRGKTVIKVAQDAGKDGIFNDD, encoded by the coding sequence ATGAAAGCTGCTCAAGTTACTAAATACACTAAAAATGACCTTGCATTAACTTTATCTGAGATCCCACGTCCTAAGGTCAGCACAAACGAAGTCCTACTCAAAGTGCGGACAGCAGGTGTCAACCCGTTAGATAATATGATCACAAAAGGTGAGGTCAAGCTGATCACACCTTATAAATTACCTCTAGTCGCTGGAAATGAAGTTGTCGGAACGGTCGTTTTCTGTGGTGCTGAAGTTACTGAGTTTGCAGTCGGGGACCGCGTCTTTGGGCGTTTACCGCTTGAGCGCATCGGGGCTTTTGCTGAATATGTTGCCGTTAGAAGCGATGCTTTAGCTAAAGTTCCTGCTTATTTGAGTGATGAACAGGCGGCTGCGATCCCTTTGACGGCTTTGACAGTCATGGAAGCTTTTGCTTTGATGGATGTCAAAGCAAATAAAACGCTGTTTATCTCAGGGGGGACTGGTAGTTTAGGTGCGATGGCGATCCCTTTAGCGAAAGCGTATGGACTAAAAGTCATCACCAGTGGTAGTTTAGCTAATAAAGACCGCGTTTTAAAATTGGGAATCGATCGTTTTTTAGATTATAAAACAGAAGATTATGCCAAAGAGTTGACTCAAGTCGACTATGTTTTAGACACGCTAGGCGGAAAAGAGACTGAAAAACAGTTAAAGATCTTGAAAAAAGGCGGTCATTTAGTTTCGCTAAAAGGGCTGCCAAATGGTGCCTTTGCTCAAAGAATGGGCTTTTCTAAGCCAAAAAAACTACTTTTTACTTTGGCTGGCCGAAAGTTAGATCGTTTAGCTAAAAATTTAGGTGTCAACTACGACTTTGTTTTTGTGCGCTCTAACGGCCAAAATCTAAGCAAAGCTGCAGTGATCTTTGAAAAACAACAGCTCAAGCCCGCTGTTGATGAAGTGTATGCGCTAGAAGAGATCGATCTAGCGTTAAAGAAAGTAGCCCACGGACATTCACGAGGAAAGACAGTTATCAAAGTTGCACAGGATGCTGGAAAAGATGGGATATTTAACGACGACTAA
- a CDS encoding Rrf2 family transcriptional regulator: MDTKFSVALHVLTMLSESGAELSSSELAQSVRTNASYIRKVLRLLKNKGLITSQQGRSGYVLTKDPAEISLLELYLATQETEHITLFALHKNPNTKCPVGRNIEKAVTPIFETVEYQLEADLAQKSLADVIESLYQVAHEKTDL; the protein is encoded by the coding sequence ATGGATACGAAATTTTCAGTCGCTTTACATGTTTTGACGATGTTAAGCGAGAGTGGCGCTGAACTTTCGTCAAGTGAGTTGGCGCAAAGCGTCAGGACTAATGCTAGTTATATTAGAAAAGTTCTCCGACTTTTGAAAAATAAAGGGTTGATCACTTCACAGCAAGGACGCTCTGGTTATGTTTTGACTAAAGATCCAGCTGAGATCAGTTTGCTGGAGCTCTATCTAGCGACGCAAGAGACAGAGCATATCACGTTATTTGCCTTACACAAAAATCCAAATACAAAATGCCCGGTCGGAAGAAATATCGAAAAAGCAGTCACGCCGATCTTTGAAACGGTAGAATATCAATTAGAAGCTGATCTAGCTCAAAAAAGTTTAGCCGATGTGATCGAAAGTCTATATCAAGTTGCCCATGAAAAAACTGACTTATAA
- a CDS encoding ISL3 family transposase yields the protein MSHNDCILKLLNIKDPNLKVIDVIDNLNNGTEKLVLIKAVLSYPISRCRNCGFATVNKNGFAKAHVRLPSLNGIRYEMILHKQRYQCKNCRTTFGATSELTKPNQTLSRKLKNQIMLLAREGLNGELIARICHCSASSVRRTIVERIKPQYRVPVLPKNLCFDEFRSIKNTTSFICCDAQTHRLVAKLPDRLSSTIINYFENRYSKFERDQVESVVIDLNAQYQRFIRRLFPNAKIIIDRFHIVQLAGRALDSCRIALTRSLNKHSREYKILKSQWRLFHKKSDEIDPKNVVYLRGINEYMTQQNAIDLIINKFSKFKIVYQTYQDITLALKNKDITTLNEVLDSYERTNTEMDTTIRTFRKNRSYLINSVTSIYSNGPLEGINRKIKLLKRSCYGFANQQFFFLRIDCIFA from the coding sequence ATGTCCCATAACGATTGTATACTAAAACTTCTAAATATTAAAGACCCTAATCTCAAAGTTATTGATGTTATCGATAATTTAAATAATGGCACAGAGAAATTAGTTTTGATCAAAGCTGTACTATCTTATCCTATCAGCCGTTGTCGAAATTGTGGCTTTGCCACTGTTAATAAAAATGGTTTCGCTAAAGCTCACGTACGTTTACCAAGTTTAAACGGTATACGTTATGAAATGATCCTTCATAAACAACGCTATCAATGTAAAAATTGTCGCACAACTTTCGGTGCGACCTCTGAATTGACTAAGCCTAATCAAACTCTTTCTCGTAAACTAAAAAATCAGATCATGTTATTAGCTAGGGAAGGTTTGAACGGTGAACTTATCGCTCGCATCTGTCATTGCTCTGCTAGTAGTGTTCGAAGAACTATTGTCGAACGGATCAAACCTCAATATCGAGTACCTGTTTTGCCCAAGAATCTTTGTTTTGATGAATTTCGTTCGATTAAAAATACAACTTCTTTTATCTGTTGTGATGCACAAACTCATAGGTTAGTTGCTAAACTCCCAGATAGACTATCTTCTACCATTATCAATTATTTTGAAAATCGTTACTCAAAGTTTGAACGTGATCAAGTGGAATCGGTCGTCATTGATTTAAACGCTCAATACCAGCGTTTCATTCGACGACTTTTCCCGAATGCCAAGATTATTATTGATCGATTTCATATCGTTCAGCTAGCCGGACGTGCTTTAGACAGTTGTCGAATCGCTCTCACTAGGTCGCTCAATAAGCATAGTCGAGAATATAAGATCCTCAAATCACAGTGGCGTTTATTCCATAAAAAATCTGATGAGATCGACCCTAAAAATGTTGTCTATCTTAGGGGAATCAATGAATATATGACTCAACAGAATGCGATCGACTTGATCATCAATAAATTTTCTAAATTCAAAATAGTTTATCAGACTTACCAAGATATTACCTTAGCTTTGAAGAATAAAGACATTACTACTTTGAATGAGGTTCTTGATAGTTATGAGCGCACCAATACAGAGATGGATACGACCATTCGTACTTTCCGTAAAAATCGCAGCTATCTAATAAATAGCGTAACTTCAATATATTCCAATGGTCCTTTGGAGGGTATCAATCGAAAGATCAAACTCTTAAAACGAAGTTGTTACGGTTTTGCTAATCAACAATTTTTCTTTTTACGAATTGATTGTATATTTGCGTAA
- a CDS encoding RNA-guided endonuclease InsQ/TnpB family protein, translated as MKSMAKMKYHYGLKMRCYPSDQQKQLIKINSDASRFIYNEMVAINKELMQLRRVKLPIDIVRDRIKQLTMRQNAKQMSNHYQFLEDKRIDSLTKANAIQNYRKAWNAFRKVHTAGVPKFHRKNYRWRYQTNCQYPGQKTALLTNGTVCFLDNSHVKVPKIGLLRVAGSQARLLKRICETRIGTVTLTKDSADRFFLSMQLASDESFVKVAKATHGHVGVDLNTDNFLTDSEGNIVPNPRYYRTIKGKLAKEQRILSRRQQRAKKEHRSLRDSKNYQKQRLLVAKLHAKVMNQRHNFLQQISTALIKNHDLVVAEELRSKNMLKNHALALSISDVGWRTFLGMLAYKADLYGRQFITISPRNTTQTCHNCGFVMGTNGTNKLTLADRKWTCPNCGIHHIRDWNAAKNILDKGIAKLS; from the coding sequence ATGAAGTCAATGGCAAAAATGAAATATCATTATGGCCTAAAAATGCGCTGCTATCCTAGTGACCAACAAAAGCAGTTGATTAAAATCAACAGTGACGCTAGTCGCTTTATCTATAACGAAATGGTTGCGATCAATAAGGAACTGATGCAGCTTCGCAGAGTTAAGCTACCGATTGACATAGTTCGGGATCGTATTAAGCAACTAACTATGCGCCAAAACGCTAAGCAAATGTCTAATCACTATCAATTCTTAGAAGATAAACGAATTGATAGTTTGACGAAAGCTAATGCCATTCAGAACTATCGGAAAGCTTGGAATGCTTTTCGGAAGGTTCACACCGCTGGTGTTCCTAAGTTTCATCGAAAGAATTATCGCTGGCGTTATCAAACCAATTGTCAATACCCAGGGCAAAAGACTGCGTTGCTAACTAACGGTACAGTCTGTTTTCTAGATAATAGCCATGTCAAAGTCCCTAAAATCGGACTGTTACGTGTTGCCGGTTCGCAAGCACGGCTTTTGAAAAGAATATGCGAGACTAGAATTGGTACTGTGACGTTGACTAAAGATTCAGCGGATCGCTTCTTCTTATCAATGCAGTTAGCTTCAGATGAATCTTTTGTTAAAGTGGCCAAAGCTACTCATGGGCATGTTGGAGTTGATCTTAATACTGATAACTTCTTAACCGACAGTGAAGGTAACATAGTTCCTAATCCACGATATTATCGCACTATTAAAGGTAAATTAGCCAAAGAACAGCGCATTTTATCTAGACGGCAACAACGTGCAAAAAAAGAACATCGTTCTTTACGCGATAGTAAAAATTACCAAAAGCAACGCTTGCTAGTTGCCAAACTCCACGCCAAAGTAATGAACCAAAGACATAATTTTCTCCAACAAATCTCTACTGCATTAATCAAAAACCACGATTTAGTAGTAGCCGAAGAGTTGCGTAGCAAGAATATGCTTAAAAATCATGCTTTAGCACTTAGTATTTCGGACGTTGGTTGGCGAACATTTCTTGGCATGTTGGCTTATAAAGCAGATCTATATGGTCGACAATTTATCACAATCAGCCCAAGAAATACTACCCAAACATGTCACAATTGTGGCTTTGTGATGGGTACTAATGGCACGAACAAACTAACGTTAGCTGATCGAAAATGGACGTGTCCGAACTGTGGTATTCATCATATTCGTGATTGGAATGCAGCTAAAAATATTCTGGATAAGGGAATTGCTAAATTATCCTAG
- the tnpA gene encoding IS200/IS605 family transposase: MTKEKIKEAIYTRRYIYNFHYHLIWVTKYRHKTFTTDELSNEMKDILWQVAEDNEILIEKMEVIPDHVHVLISFPPSKAPTSAIKALKGRSAFIFLRRHPEIRQSRYWGGHLWSPSYYMSTLGNMGKEVVEKYINDQKYNEMKKAPYEA; this comes from the coding sequence ATGACTAAAGAAAAAATCAAAGAGGCCATTTATACTCGTCGTTATATCTATAATTTCCATTACCATTTGATCTGGGTTACTAAATATCGTCATAAAACTTTTACTACTGATGAGTTATCAAACGAAATGAAGGATATCCTATGGCAAGTAGCCGAGGATAACGAAATCTTAATCGAGAAAATGGAAGTTATACCTGACCATGTTCATGTCTTAATTAGCTTTCCGCCTAGCAAGGCACCGACTAGCGCCATCAAAGCGCTCAAAGGCAGAAGTGCCTTTATTTTCTTACGTCGACACCCGGAAATTCGGCAGTCCCGATACTGGGGTGGTCATTTATGGTCGCCTAGTTACTACATGAGCACATTAGGTAATATGGGTAAAGAAGTAGTTGAGAAATATATAAACGATCAAAAATACAATGAGATGAAAAAAGCTCCTTACGAAGCTTGA
- a CDS encoding amidohydrolase family protein: MKKIDGHVHLIRALAGLNGKGRLTPLGDGKAIFDDGEVIQLIPKGWGTDQVLAENFLKIMEQHEIERAVLLQGSLNGYQNYYSYQVVKRYPEKFSAAFAIDPFAKEAQKIVKRYVEVLGFRALKLEISEGGGLHGYHRPFSLTTESRVGWIMHYLAAYPGFVIVVDYGAAEQSSYQPEALAELARRYPQLDFVVCHLSFPNADRPAQLRNVLQQFAPYQNIAVDLSAVQDIEGERSNAFPYPRSQQDVLCAKEFLGAKRLVWGTDSPWSATFNRYEQLATWLEASQLFTPSELHAVMYANAERIYFKPDHIEAFRQSEDLALKNFRCP, translated from the coding sequence ATGAAAAAGATCGATGGACATGTACATTTGATCCGTGCTTTAGCTGGACTAAATGGTAAAGGTCGCTTAACGCCTTTAGGAGATGGGAAAGCGATCTTTGATGATGGTGAAGTGATCCAGCTGATCCCAAAAGGTTGGGGGACTGATCAAGTTTTAGCGGAAAATTTTTTAAAGATCATGGAGCAACATGAGATCGAACGTGCTGTTTTATTGCAAGGTTCGTTGAACGGCTATCAAAACTATTATTCTTATCAAGTCGTCAAACGTTATCCAGAAAAATTCAGTGCGGCTTTTGCGATCGATCCTTTTGCCAAAGAAGCTCAAAAGATCGTCAAACGTTATGTTGAAGTTTTAGGTTTTCGGGCACTTAAGCTTGAGATCAGTGAAGGTGGCGGGCTTCACGGTTATCATCGACCGTTTTCACTAACTACTGAGTCTAGAGTGGGTTGGATCATGCATTATTTAGCAGCGTATCCAGGTTTTGTCATTGTTGTCGATTATGGTGCAGCCGAGCAGAGCAGTTATCAACCAGAAGCACTTGCTGAATTGGCTAGACGCTATCCGCAGCTAGATTTTGTGGTTTGCCATCTCTCATTTCCCAATGCTGATCGGCCTGCGCAACTGCGAAATGTGCTCCAACAATTTGCCCCCTATCAAAATATCGCAGTGGATCTTTCAGCTGTACAAGATATCGAAGGGGAAAGAAGTAACGCCTTTCCTTACCCACGTTCACAACAAGATGTTTTATGTGCTAAAGAATTTTTAGGTGCCAAGCGCTTAGTATGGGGGACTGATTCGCCGTGGTCGGCGACATTTAATCGTTATGAACAGTTAGCGACTTGGCTTGAAGCTAGTCAGCTCTTTACACCAAGCGAACTACACGCAGTCATGTATGCCAATGCTGAGAGGATCTATTTTAAACCAGACCACATCGAAGCGTTTCGGCAGTCAGAAGATCTGGCGCTAAAAAATTTTAGGTGCCCTTGA
- a CDS encoding class I SAM-dependent methyltransferase, translating to MKLRQLHFQKKRQPDSILEFFDSSYSRIYAELLNIELKAQLKFIKDNYLKEATKNSFPILDLCCGEGRHLTALNAKYHVDGIDINRRYVEKASANLDKNAEGKVYVADAKTFISPYKYALIYSMESSLGYLPDKETMQIFKNIKENLLSNNGTLVLHLNNKDFLLQNLVPRMWFGDQNTGYLLEERSLNALDGTLRLDQIRIINGIEKHYAIDLRLYSLQEIKYLLEQAGLTLTNVYGDYDRSAYTSTSPYMIVEAKNI from the coding sequence ATGAAACTCCGTCAACTTCACTTTCAAAAGAAACGCCAGCCAGATAGCATTTTAGAATTCTTTGATAGTTCATATTCGCGGATCTACGCTGAGCTTTTGAATATCGAATTGAAAGCTCAACTTAAATTTATCAAAGATAATTATTTAAAAGAAGCGACTAAAAATAGCTTTCCGATCCTTGATCTTTGTTGTGGCGAAGGGAGACATTTGACCGCGTTGAACGCTAAATATCATGTTGACGGGATCGATATCAATCGTCGTTACGTTGAAAAAGCAAGTGCTAATTTGGATAAAAATGCTGAAGGGAAAGTTTATGTAGCTGATGCTAAAACATTCATCAGCCCCTACAAATATGCTTTGATCTATAGCATGGAAAGTTCTCTAGGTTATTTACCAGATAAAGAGACCATGCAGATCTTTAAAAATATCAAAGAGAATCTTCTAAGCAATAATGGGACTCTTGTTTTACATTTGAATAATAAAGATTTCTTATTACAAAATCTTGTTCCGCGAATGTGGTTTGGTGACCAAAATACTGGTTATTTGTTAGAAGAAAGATCACTAAATGCCTTAGACGGAACACTGCGCTTGGATCAGATCAGGATCATCAACGGGATCGAAAAACACTATGCGATCGATCTACGTTTATATTCACTTCAAGAGATCAAATATCTGCTCGAACAAGCAGGACTGACACTGACAAATGTCTATGGAGATTATGACCGTTCAGCATACACGAGTACTTCTCCTTACATGATCGTTGAAGCTAAAAACATTTAA
- a CDS encoding pyridoxamine 5'-phosphate oxidase family protein, protein MDKKFLEVLQHEGPVTMITLKARPVNVVSTWMSYLKVDPENELLYAPAAGMRSIENDFQTDQTLLLTFGSKEVEGTVGPGAGFYVTGQGSFLASGPIYAEFKQKFPWVRKVLQVKITKIEQKI, encoded by the coding sequence ATGGATAAAAAATTTTTAGAAGTTTTGCAACATGAAGGACCGGTGACCATGATCACACTTAAGGCACGACCAGTCAATGTGGTCAGCACCTGGATGTCTTATCTTAAAGTCGATCCAGAAAATGAACTGCTATATGCTCCAGCTGCGGGGATGCGCTCGATCGAAAATGATTTTCAGACAGATCAAACGCTGTTATTGACATTTGGTTCTAAAGAAGTCGAAGGTACTGTAGGTCCTGGGGCTGGTTTTTATGTGACAGGGCAAGGTTCATTTTTAGCGAGTGGTCCGATCTATGCGGAATTCAAACAAAAATTTCCTTGGGTACGTAAAGTTTTACAAGTTAAGATCACAAAGATCGAACAAAAGATCTAA